The window CCCAGAAGCTGATAGCCGCTGCCCCCGCTGTTTTCGAGGATACCAGCGATCGTTTCCTCACATTGAGAGATATTCTGACAATCCTCAAGCACCTTTGGAATCCACCCCTCCTTGCCAGCGGCTCACTCAACTGCCTTATGGTTAAGAAGTGGCAGTTAGGCAACAGCTTTTCGGCACGCGCAGGGTTTTTACTTTTGGTAAAGTTTTCACTCTTTTAGAAGATTAGATATTCATATTGCACTTTCCTGCCGAACAAGGGGGTGGTCAAGTGGCTCTATCTCCTTCCCAATATGCCAGGAATCTTCGGTTCGAGCTTAGACTGTCTGGCCCTGTTGATGTTATGGCGGTGGCGAAAAGGCTTGACATCATGGTATTTGAAGAAGATCTCAGTGGTTTCGAGGGTTGCCTACTTCGGGCCAACGGGAAGGTCTGTGTTTGATAAACTAAAAATTGATATTAAATGATAGCATATGCTATGCATATATGATACAATATATTAAGGAAGGGATGTCAGTGTTTCGACCTGCCCGAATTGGACCTGATGATGTAGCCTCAGTTGATGAGATAAGAGGATTCTTGCAACAGGTTAGGGCCGAAGTTGCCTCTCCAGGCAGGTTCAACCTCGTCCCTCGCAAAAAGAATCTTGATGATATAGCGAGGCTTGGTTTCACCATGAGCGTTGTCAAAGATGAAATTCTGGGCCTTACGTACCGGGATTACGACCGGGGTCCGCTAGTAGATGATTCTGGGGAAGGAGAAATTTGGGAGTTCATCAAAACTGTTGATGGCGTTCAGATATATATAAAGCTTAAGACCGACAATAGCCGTGGTTGCGTGTGTATATCATTTCATGAATCTAATGGTCCATATAGGCTGCCATACCGGAAGTAAGGGCCACGTGGAAAGCAGAAGCTATATGAGAAGGAGGGATTACGATGGCTTACTGCCCTAAGTGCCGAATGGAAAGACCCTGCAAATCGGTAAAACGCTTGGAAACCTATCCGGTTAAGGGCGAACCTATTACAGTCATGGCAAATGTGCTGGTATGTGCCGTGTGCGGCACTGATATTTTCGATGAGGCGCTAGACGCTGAAAACCTGGCTTTGGCCTATTCACAGTATCGCAATCAAAAGGGATTGCTAGGTCCTGATGACATTCGAAGGATCAGGAAGAAGTATGGTCTCTCCCAAAGGGGAATAGCTAGCCTTTTGGGGTGGAGTCAGGCTACAATAGCCAGATATGAAGGTGGAGCAATTCCCAGTATTCCTCATAGTGAGCAACTTCGCCGGTTCGATGACGATCTGTTGTATGCTCAAGAGCTTTTCAATATGGGGAAAGATAAACTGGGTAATTATGAGAGAAGGAAGGCCGAGAAAACATTTGGTTTTCTTAAATTGGCGAATAGGCCGCAAGACTTTCTCCAAGACCTTATTGTAGAGTATATTTCTAGGCTGTATTCGGCATATGAGGACTCATTTAGAGGAAGGCGTCAGTTTGACCTGGATAAGCTGACCAATATGATAATCTTCTTTACGGCCATGAGTAAGAATATGGTAAAGTCCAAGTTGCTTAAGCTGCTATGGTATTCGGACTTCCTCTCCTATAAGCGGTTATCTCAGTCCATAAGCGGCACAGTATATTGCCACAACTATTACGGGCCAATCCCATTGGCTCATGAGGCTATTATAGAGTATCTAACGGCAAACGATATCGTAGCTCTTAGGCCATATGACGGCCCGTACGAAGGGGACTATATTGAATCATTGGTGGAATTCGATAATGGCCTCTTCGGAGATGAAGAATTGCGGGTATTAGAGGACGTCCATGAAGCGTTTAGGGATTGTAGCGCTGCTACCCTTAGTGAAATAACGCATAAGGAGATTGCCTATGCAGATACCCAGCTCAAGGAACCAATATCATATGAATTTGCTGGAATGCTGACGGCAATTAAATAAATGGTGCTGCGACGAGGCCGAAGCAGAAATGCATGAGGCTAATGTAATTACCCCGGTTTGATGGACACGAATTTAGGCGGCTAGGCTCTCTCGTTCATACTCATACGGGCTCTTATACCCCAAAGCAGAGTGTAAACGAATCCGGTTGTAGTAGAACTCGATATACTCGTAGATGCTTTGCCTGGCCTCTGCCCTCGTCCGATACCGGGTGAGATATACCAATTCGGTCTTAAGTGTGTGAAAGAATGATTCCATGCAGGCATTATCATAACAGTTCCCTTTCCTGCTCATGCTGGGTATGAATCCATTCTCTCTAAGAATCTCCTGGTAATCATGGCTTGCATACTGGCTACCCCGATCAGAGTGATGGATAAGCCCAGCTAAGGGCTTCCGCCGGCCCAGTCTCTCGCGCTATATATAGAGCAGCTGACGTCCTCTCCGTCAGCTCAGCTCAGCTCAACGCCGGCGGCAGCACGATAGGAACCCCGCCAAACTGTTGGGTAATGAATGATATTATAAAGGAACTATATGCCAGAAGCGGAGCTGACAGATTCTCAGATTGCGGTTGGATATCTTCCTCCTTGACAGGCCTGGGGTAGACATAAGTTCCCGTAACATCAAGGTCGAGCTTGAAAGGGCCTTCCGGCCTGAAAAAGAGTCTTTCCGTAAGCCTTAATTTCACAATCCGATCGGAGGTTTCTAGGACGCTGATCGCATTTTCTCTAACCAATTCGGCATCCGTCGTCTGGTCGCAGGAAAGCTGCTGCGCATTCAAGCTGGTGACCTCGAGCGACGCTAACCGTATTTCATCTCCTTTGTCCACTGGTTTTGGTTGAGCAACCTCAGCAGAGGGTCCTGGTTTCCTTCTCGCCATGGATTATTACCCCCTAATCTCCGGCCTTCGCGGCACTGTCCGCCATCCTAGGGATTCTTTGATCCGACTAGCATATGCCATAGGGTCGGGTGTCCTACTTTCATGCTCCTCCAACCGATATGAGGGATCAATCCTGATGACGGTCTGCCTAATAGTAGCCGGTGTTCTCCATGAGCACTGTTTCATAGCTTGATCCATAGCGAAATTCCCTGAAATCAATGACAATACATACTGGTTCAGGCTTACACCTTCTGCCGCTGCTGTGGTCGCAAGGCGTCTATGCAGGGATTTAGGCATTCTAAGGGTGAATTTCCCGCTATATTCCTCCTGAGATCCAGATGGAAGGGGGATATTACCCCCGCGTTTAGTTACTGCGCGAAACCATGCAGCCTTAGCCCCTTTCAGATTTTGCAAAGCCTCTTCGGGCGTCGCGCCATCAGAACAGCAACCGTTGAGCTCGGGGATTTCCGCGAGCCATCCCCCGCCATCTTCTTCAGGAATAGGCGACAAGACTGTTTTATAATCCAGCTGCAGAAACTCATCAAGCTCCATATCCTTATTCTTCCTCCTCGGACACGATATCTTCGATTCGGACACGATATCTTCGATCATCGTGATCAATTTCTTGATGTATGTGCGCTTAGCTCTGTTGTTGTGGACTGGAACAGTTAGAGCCCCATCAATATCTGGGTGTGACACCGCCCAGTGACTATCACCATCGGGGAATCGCATGTAAACCCGTAATATGTCAAGATTGTGACTATAGAGCTCCAGCGCGCCCCCTCAGGGTTATTCAGGAGCCGCAGGAATCGCTTTCTTATCTTGGACAACCGTTAGCTACCCCCAAT is drawn from Bacillota bacterium and contains these coding sequences:
- a CDS encoding DUF4065 domain-containing protein — its product is MERPCKSVKRLETYPVKGEPITVMANVLVCAVCGTDIFDEALDAENLALAYSQYRNQKGLLGPDDIRRIRKKYGLSQRGIASLLGWSQATIARYEGGAIPSIPHSEQLRRFDDDLLYAQELFNMGKDKLGNYERRKAEKTFGFLKLANRPQDFLQDLIVEYISRLYSAYEDSFRGRRQFDLDKLTNMIIFFTAMSKNMVKSKLLKLLWYSDFLSYKRLSQSISGTVYCHNYYGPIPLAHEAIIEYLTANDIVALRPYDGPYEGDYIESLVEFDNGLFGDEELRVLEDVHEAFRDCSAATLSEITHKEIAYADTQLKEPISYEFAGMLTAIK
- a CDS encoding transposase, translating into MSRKGNCYDNACMESFFHTLKTELVYLTRYRTRAEARQSIYEYIEFYYNRIRLHSALGYKSPYEYERESLAA
- a CDS encoding type II toxin-antitoxin system HicB family antitoxin, which translates into the protein MELDEFLQLDYKTVLSPIPEEDGGGWLAEIPELNGCCSDGATPEEALQNLKGAKAAWFRAVTKRGGNIPLPSGSQEEYSGKFTLRMPKSLHRRLATTAAAEGVSLNQYVLSLISGNFAMDQAMKQCSWRTPATIRQTVIRIDPSYRLEEHESRTPDPMAYASRIKESLGWRTVPRRPEIRG